One genomic window of Aethina tumida isolate Nest 87 chromosome 3, icAetTumi1.1, whole genome shotgun sequence includes the following:
- the LOC109605002 gene encoding intermembrane lipid transfer protein Vps13-like isoform X3 — MVFESVLTYFLNKYLGPYVENLDTNQLNVGIWGGNVEFTDLILKRSALDSLDLPVQTVFGKIGKLALKIPWTNLYGAEFLITLEDIYLVVQPNAQVAYDALKEEKREYERKLQQLLAVENAKKLEAEKDKPKTDYTFVEKLSIQIVKNIRFSIKNIHIRYEDEITSPNPFAIGVTLGQLEVVSTDENWQKAISTADITKIFKILELESLSLYWNTKTTLYGDLSVPELCKKLPADIQSKNNNTNNKFILGPINAMARVKINQKPELDNFSEPSIQLNFDMQKLFVGVSRTQYYDIIALTDSMNIMSKGIPFRKYRPNVDSYKGHYKEWWHFAYTCVLESEVRRKKRNWDWDHMRQYRDLLREYKCLYLKKLDNKIEKAEQCTLEDCEKKIDVTNIVIIRNQCDLEYERVVKTKKKSGWLNWLWSSSSNEEPKSDIMKMMQEALTPEEKAKMYKAIGYQENAAPTIFPKDFIENSLVFILRTLEISLFDDSQDVVTRVLNTQLTGVKSKVETRPTGNGLKVSVQIDNFTTYGLPQEEDFIPQLISSDAKEQGLLKVDFEMNPLNSTCDQRIHIKAQPLRIVYDAQTIIKITDIFTVPSNDTIDEMAAAAGEKLTDVSQKTATGLQYAINKQIQLDLNLDFNAPYVIIPYGGKYTGSENVLVVNLGNIKMYSLPRKLDRLDVKQLHAQGNTQEEILASITENAYDQFNIELNNMQVVVAQSDEKWLEGIMSSTTTSMHLLNPVSLQVTLAKSLIQDDPRIPLHKFSGVLPSIQVNIADSRIMLLMSLVYSIPLPSSAAQETVPSLTRSLSRSSVNQLIQAAIQDPHEKVKEEVKESDVAQQFIKFLANFEMSELCITINRQETVQSPITQLAVFELKLLTIGLRQKMYTTEVSVSLDSVNLSQNRSGKVVQLVTNKTASSADALFKVNFIQASKKSPDFHTLYKSSEITLNLELGTLLVYVHQEAVTSLLHFTNDIQELMNDSNPEVKGLSKSSLTKSNTSLASSIRSLRDKTGGSLSKKKKVVDAIKFKLSASFNELKMMFGSDTGELFGCAIKGVQSQVIIKNTYTQVNAKLKELSVVDTNAFTVHSKIVQSLTQETMKIDLVMNNIEEGVEDERPNMLVHCSLGAIRIVFLNRFVSTVLGFLNNFQNARQSIITVSQAAAQNAKENMKSAYESAVKISLEVNLKAPIILVPVDSKSFEVLYIDLGEIALTNKFTVLAEKNSVGNPAVIDELSAKLSNLKISTVVLNLEREVGSETTVLKPLTTTVMVKRNLSTSWFRGVPDIDITVQIKTIEVVLHDTSYNKIMGVLNGNLAEGDAQPQPHSPTISNTAANELISEQQIAVVHNKDEEIHEFLKFTFAMNTLDVKLLQEQFMHNTTNPTRSRFSSFVENALNESQQSNTGGTQGLAQFTLKGLSSKGRIMTDGSIVASVLLVDYLLTDIRPGRDGKLNRLIERTPIPYGSQESLTGRSMIDLTFQKKDLDTFVDLRVYSITLILSMDYLMKLAAFFKPPVDEPESTTKIQKSQAATSVHKLAQAQQPPNLANKQQMTINLKIEKPDIILIEKTDDINTKAIVLNNEVLLKYRIHDEHQVVNGSISNLQMYICTYNPELRDASKKNILHPLTISLAGSTPEDKGLHLELIVTDVHLSVSPAIIELLSKVISTATAKEEITPEVGEVLVNLNTIWEEQCYEDNEPWYLKTADAASEVTEDFQLLKKKCLDEMCIVSVSSVSITLEAGVGNQTLPMIMVETSLRGCVRNWSSQMVMEASLTLEVGYYNSKLALWEPLVEPVTEFDSAGQLSYVPWELKVEMAINEQEDVLSGTSSDDINREDKSSVVDIDVISENRLEITVTKTCLEVLTNLGNAFANALKVDLEHKEDDRTDASYKVVNETGLTLTLNLKEGPFAMYNEGRSVIDLETVVLEGTASVFLQLKGEQRLMSTVRLREQFSQALAPEDYILEVEVNDKNTVLSLPVLRSEMRYFPLIYKGDTNDNWGIISHVTLENGLTVITLRSIIQVYNHFRQPIEVYHMTDKGNELKFISSVPAEGHINVPVPAVYTQTNELFFAVPNFSVSTTPYVWKDLQNNLVVTKLLQCPPRSPESGSQNYIIKAMGEMQQVYMESTNKHTMVSNCYNIHLRPVIEFTNCLPVDIILNLESRSDEYEIKAGHTWNLRFAIPGKSALIIRIPNYLEKEWVCRNEILEVQEEFAVWTFTSHDSQKSMSIALGVHCINTSGSEIMQLYCPFWMLNKTGVSLGYIKSKKATKEDPQQNEETNCIHHPPDFKGPIMFSFNAKNFFGKKKASICVDQGKWSKKFSLDVAGSSGTVICEANDQTYQIGVHNQLTYNGLTKQITFTPYYVILNQANYAIDCQEFDRPADPWITVEAKSCAAFWPRSDKEDKCMRVRVHGTEEVTAHFLYTESHTTLLKLKNMYGGISVDVQLTEGAVYVNFASCEEGIAPALIVNDTSDTIEVWEKEHVQKWNIPPKHCQLYTWENPSGPRKLVWLKSPKKEYEDDLRKDGLGEITLEDESLIYWASFLDGMQRVLLFTGDKTIAEQAQSSSMMELIQQDINVQIQGIGVSLVNNTIRQEILYVAIASSGIIWETCKLKSKRFKPLSSKDSEHIEEAYQLYQNRVMAGDKPPHRVSVDGKTEIDFETMEYYKPGKRNIRRCYQTGLWLNLKTSPNQMQLHIKVNRIQIDNQMFDCLFPVILAPVPPPKSVAAINDCMKPFIEVSIVQLLMKNSQIKQYKYFKVLVQEFHIKVEMGLINALLGLFEQKPKTYEEERDLFLKDVNLVNENLYSHAAEMSLKEQKNFYDLLHFSPLKVHVSFSLGGGESQMSETNNFINVLLQGVGVTLTDMNDVVFKLAYFERDYMFLTRNQLISETTTHYVGQTIKQLYVLILGLDVLGNPYGLVLGITKGVEDLFYEPFQGAIQGPGEFAEGLVLGVRSLFGHTVGGAAGAVSKITGAMGKGLAALTFDKDYQRKRRDQLNKKAGNVQEHFARGGKGLVMGVFDGVTGVFTKPVTGAKEEGVEGFFKGLGKGAIGLVARPTAGIVDFASTSFDVVKRATDSSEEVTRLRQPRFISENSLVKPYNTKDARGQKLLVELEKGKFAVTDIYVYFHEINKKEVVLLTDKRLAYINYVDVFGTWQIDWSFTWDELKNPAKIVPKGITITVSGSKKKLFKSNETSRLIAVSDARSQNELYTKIEELRGA; from the exons ATGGTGTTCGAGAGTGTCCTAACCTATTTTCTGAACAAGTATTTGGGGCCCTATGTGGAAAACTTAGACACAAATCAGCTAAACGTTGGAATATGGGGGG GGAACGTCGAATTCACAGacctaatattaaaaagaagtgCTCTTGACTCCCTAGACTTGCCGGTACAAACAGTTTTTGGCAAAATTG gcAAACTTGCCCTAAAAATACCGTGGACTAATTTATACGGTGCCGAGTTTTTGATAACCTTAGAAGACATATATTTAGTTGTACAACCAAATGCTCAGGTTGCCTACGATGCCCTCAAAGAAGAAAAACGTGAATACGAAAGGAAATTACAACAACTACTGGCGGTTGAAAACGCCAAGAAATTAGAGGCTGAGAAAG ataaaccaAAGACCGACTACACTTTTGTCGAAAAGCTCTCCATACAAATTGTAAAGAACATCCGCTTCTCAATCAAAAACATTCACATTAGATACGAGGATGAAATCACCAGTCCCAATCCTTTTGCCATCGGTGTCACTTTGGGGCAACTCGAGGTGGTATCCACAGATGAAAACTGGCAGAAAGCCATTTCAACAGCTGACATcaccaaaatatttaag atactcGAATTGGAGTCTTTATCACTTTACTGGAATACTAAGACTACTTTATATGGAGACTTATCAGTACCTGAGCTATGTAAAAAGTTACCTGCCGATAtacaatctaaaaataataatactaacaACAAATTCA TTTTGGGACCCATTAACGCCATGGCACGTGTCAAGATCAACCAGAAACCGGAGCTGGACAACTTCTCCGAGCCCAGCATCCAGCTCAACTTCGACATGCAAAAGCTGTTCGTGGGCGTCAGCCGCACCCAGTACTACGACATCATCGCCCTGACCGACTCCATGAACATCATGAGCAAGGGTATACCTTTCAGGAAGTACAGGCCCAACGTGGACTCTTACAAG GGTCATTACAAAGAGTGGTGGCACTTCGCATACACGTGTGTGCTGGAGTCGGAAGTGAGGAGGAAGAAACGGAACTGGGACTGGGACCACATGAGGCAGTATCGAGACCTGCTGAGGGAGTACAAATGCCTTTACTTGAAGAAGCTGGACAACAAA ATCGAAAAAGCTGAGCAATGCACTTTAGAGGATTGTGAGAAGAAAATAGACGTAACTAACATTGTTATAATCAGAAATCAGTGCGACCTAGAGTACGAACGGGTGGTCAAAACGAAGAAGAAATCTGGTTGGCTCAATTGGTTGTGGAGCAGCTCATCAAATGAAGAACCAAAGAGTGACATAA TGAAAATGATGCAGGAGGCTCTGACGCCGGAAGAGAAGGCCAAAATGTACAAAGCCATTGGTTATCAAGAAAACGCCGCCCCCACAATTTTCCCCAAGGACTTCATCGAAAACTCCCTGGTGTTCATCTTACGAACCCTCGAAATCAGCCTGTTCGACGACAGTCAAGACGTGGTAACCAGAGTCCTCAACACCCAGCTCACCGGCGTCAAGTCCAAAGTCGAAACCAGACCAACAGGAAACGGCTTAAA AGTGAGCGTACAAATCGACAACTTCACCACCTACGGCTTACCTCAAGAAGAAGACTTCATACCCCAGCTAATTTCGTCCGATGCAAAAGAACAGGGGTTGCTGAAGGTCGACTTCGAGATGAACCCGTTGAATTCGACGTGCGACCAACGAATCCACATAAAGGCGCAGCCGCTGAGGATCGTCTACGATGCGCAGACCATCATTAAAATCACCGACATTTTTACGGTGCCTTCCAACGACACAATCGATGA AATGGCCGCAGCAGCCGGCGAAAAACTAACAGACGTCAGCCAGAAGACCGCCACCGGCCTCCAGTACGCCATCAACAAGCAAATCCAACTGGACCTGAACCTGGACTTCAACGCCCCCTACGTCATAATCCCCTACGGAGGCAAGTACACCGGCTCCGAAAACGTGCTCGTGGTGAACCTCGGTAACATCAAGATGTACTCGCTGCCCCGCAAACTGGACCGGCTGGACGTGAAGCAGCTGCACGCGCAGGGCAACACGCAGGAGGAGATCCTGGCCAGCATCACGGAGAACGCCTACGACCAGTTCAACATCGAGCTGAACAACATGCAGGTGGTGGTGGCGCAGAGCGACGAGAAGTGGCTGGAGGGCATCATGTCCTCCACCACCACCTCCATGCACCTGCTCAATCCGGTCAGTCTGCAAGTAACTTTGGCCAAGTCGCTGATACAGGACGACCCACGCATCCCTCTGCACAAGTTCTCAGGAGTGCTGCCGTCGATACAGGTCAACATCGCCGACTCCAGGATCATGCTGCTCATGTCGCTGGTCTACAGCATTCCTTTGCCCAGCTCTGCGGCTCAGGAGACTGTCCCTTCGTTAACT AGGAGTTTGAGCCGCAGCTCAGTGAATCAATTAATACAGGCGGCCATCCAGGACCCGCACGAAAAGGTCAAGGAGGAAGTTAAGGAGTCTGATGTGGCGCAGCAGTTCATTAAATTCCTGGCCAACTTTGAAATGTCAG AGCTGTGCATCACTATTAATCGTCAGGAGACGGTCCAGTCCCCCATTACTCAGCTAGCAGTCTTCGAGTTGAAATTGCTGACAATTGGGCTGCGCCAGAAGATGTACACCACCGAAGTGTCGGTCTCCTTGGACAGCGTCAACCTGTCGCAGAACAGAAGTGGAAAGGTCGTCCAGTTGGTCACCAACAAGACGGCCAGTTCCGCCGATGCCTTATTTAAAGTCAACTTCATTCAG GCTAGCAAAAAGTCGCCGGACTTCCACACCTTGTACAAGTCTTCAGAAATAACCCTCAACTTGGAGCTGGGCACCTTATTGGTGTACGTCCACCAGGAGGCGGTTACGTCGCTGCTGCACTTCACGAACGACATACAGGAGTTAATGAACGACAGCAACCCGGAAGTGAAGGGGTTGTCGAAGAGCTCACTGACGAAGAGCAACACCAGCCTCGCCTCCAGCATTCGTTCTTTACGAG ACAAAACTGGCGGGTCGTTGTCGAAGAAGAAAAAGGTGGTGGACGCCATCAAGTTTAAACTGTCGGCGTCCTTCAACGAGTTGAAAATGATGTTCGGGTCGGACACAGGGGAGTTGTTTGGTTGTGCCATCAAGGGGGTGCAGTCGCaagtcataattaaaaatacgtaCACTCAGGTGAACGCCAAGCTTAAGGAACTGTCGGTGGTGGACACCAACGCCTTCACCGTCCACTCCAAG ATAGTGCAGTCATTAACGCAAGAAACCATGAAGATAGACCTGGTTATGAACAACATCGAAGAAGGAGTCGAGGACGAAAGGCCCAATATGCTGGTTCATTGTTCTCTGGGGGCCATTCGTATCGTCTTTCTGAACCGTTTCGTCTCCACCGTTTTG GGCTTCTTGAACAACTTCCAAAACGCCCGCCAGTCCATCATCACCGTGTCCCAGGCGGCCGCCCAGAACGCCAAGGAGAACATGAAGTCCGCCTACGAGTCGGCCGTCAAAATATCCCTGGAGGTCAACCTAAAGGCCCCAATCATTTTAGTACCAGTCGACTCGAAAAGCTTCGAAGTCCTCTACATAGATCTGGGTGAAATAGCCTTGACCAACAAGTTCACGGTGCTGGCGGAGAAGAACAGTGTCGGCAACCCTGCCGTGATCGACGAACTGAGTGCCAAACTCAGCAACCTGAAAATCTCCACCGTCGTCTTGAATTTGGAACGGGAGGTCGGTTCGGAGACGACCGTGCTGAAGCCGCTGACCACCACCGTGATGGTCAAGAGGAACCTGTCCACGTCTTGGTTCAGAGGCGTCCCAGACATCGACATCACAGTCCAAATAAAAACCATAGAA GTGGTGCTGCACGACACGAgctacaacaaaataatgggGGTGCTGAACGGCAATCTGGCAGAGGGCGACGCCCAGCCACAACCCCATTCACCGACAATCAGCAATACAGCGGCCAACGAATTAATCTCCGAACAACAGATCGCCGTAGTTCACAACAAGGACGAGGAAATccatgaatttttgaaattcacCTTTGCCATGAACACGTTGGACGTTAAGCTGCTGCAGGAGCAGTTCATGCACAACACCACCAACCCCACCAGGTCCCGGTTCAGCTCG TTTGTCGAGAACGCACTGAACGAATCCCAACAATCCAACACCGGAGGCACCCAAGGCCTGGCCCAGTTCACACTCAAAGGACTCTCGAGCAAGGGCCGAATAATGACGGACGGCTCCATCGTGGCCAGCGTCCTCCTCGTCGACTACCTGCTGACCGACATTCGCCCAGGCCGTGACGGTAAACTCAACCGCCTGATAGAGAGGACTCCAATCCCCTACGGCAGTCAAGAAAGCTTGACCGGCAGGAGCATGATCGACCTGACGTTCCAGAAAAAGGACCTCGACACCTTCG TCGATTTGAGGGTGTACAGCATCACGTTGATCCTCTCGATGGACTACCTGATGAAACTGGCCGCCTTCTTCAAGCCTCCAGTGGACGAGCCGGAATCGACGACGAAGATACAGAAGTCCCAGGCTGCCACTTCGGTGCACAAATTGGCACAGGCCCAACAGCCGCCCAACCTGGCCAATAAACAGCAAATGACCATTAACCTTAAGATTGAGAAACCTGACATAATCCTGATTGAAAAGACGGACGACATCAACACCAAAGCCATTGTGCTGAAT AATGAAGTATTATTGAAATACCGCATCCACGACGAGCATCAAGTAGTAAACGGCTCCATCTCCAACTTGCAAATGTACATATGCACCTACAACCCGGAGCTGCGTGACGCCTCCAAGAAGAACATCTTGCACCCCCTCACAATCAGCCTGGCGGGCTCCACTCCCGAAGACAAGGGTCTCCACTTGGAG TTGATAGTAACGGACGTGCACCTGAGCGTGTCCCCCGCCATCATAGAACTACTGTCGAAAGTCATCAGCACGGCCACCGCCAAGGAGGAGATCACCCCCGAGGTCGGCGAGGTGCTGGTGAACCTGAACACGATCTGGGAGGAACAGTGCTACGAGGACAACGAGCCGTGGTACCTGAAAACCG CGGACGCCGCCTCGGAGGTCACCGAAGACTTCCAGCTGCTTAAGAAGAAGTGTTTGGATGAGATGTGCATAGTGTCCGTGTCGTCCGTTTCTATAACGTTGGAGGCCGGTGTCGGCAATCAAACGTTGCCCATGATCATGGTCGAGACCTCTTTGAGGGGTTGCGTCCGAAACTGGAGCTCCCAG atgGTGATGGAAGCAAGCTTGACCTTGGAAGTGGGCTATTACAACAGCAAATTAGCCCTATGGGAACCCTTAGTCGAACCCGTGACTGAATTCGACTCAGCCGGCCAGCTAAGCTACGTCCCTTGGGAACTGAAAGTCGAG ATGGCCATCAACGAACAAGAGGACGTGCTGAGCGGCACGAGCAGCGACGACATCAACCGAGAAGACAAAAGCTCCGTTGTCGACATCGACGTCATATCCGAGAACCGCCTCGAAATAACCGTGACGAAGACGTGTCTGGAGGTGCTGACCAACCTGGGCAACGCCTTCGCCAACGCCCTCAAGGTGGACTTGGAGCACAAGGAGGACGACCGCACCGACGCCTCCTACAAAGTCGTCAACGAAACCGGCTTAACGTTGACGTTGAACCTTAAGGAGGGACCTTTCGCCATGTACAACGAAGGAAGGAGCGTCATTGACTTGGAAACGGTCGTGTTGGAGGGTACGGCCTCGGTGTTCCTCCAACTTAAAGGGGAGCAACGTCTGATGTCCACGGTCAGGCTGCGGGAGCAGTTCTCCCAAGCTTTGGCTCCGGAGGATTACATTTTAGAAGTGGAGGTCAACgataaaaatacagttttgtCGCTGCCGGTTTTGAGGTCAGAGATGCGATACTTCCCACTTATTTACAAAGGGGACACCAACGACAATTGGGGCATAATCTCCCACGTCACTTTGGAAAACGGTTTGACGGTCATCACTTTACGCAGCATAATTCAA GTGTACAACCACTTCAGACAACCCATAGAGGTGTACCACATGACCGACAAAGGCAACGAACTGAAATTCATCTCCTCCGTGCCGGCCGAGGGGCACATCAACGTGCCAGTGCCAGCCGTCTACACGCAGACCAACGAGCTGTTCTTCGCCGTGCCCAACTTCTCCGTCAGCACCACCCCCTACGTGTGGAAGGACCTGCAGAACAACCTGGTGGTCACCAAGCTGCTGCAGTGCCCGCCCAGGTCACCCGAGTCCGGGTCTCAAAACTACATAATCAAGGCCATGGGGGAGATGCAGCAGGTGTACATGGAGTCGACCAACAAGCACACCATGGTCAGCAATTGCTACAACATCCACCTGCGACCGGTCATCGAATTCACCAACTGCCTGCCGGTCGACATTATCTTGAATCTGGAGTCTCGTTCGGACGAGTACGAGATCAAGGCGGGTCACACGTGGAACTTGCGCTTCGCCATACCCGGAAAATCGGCCCTGATCATCCGG ATCCCCAACTACTTGGAGAAGGAGTGGGTGTGCAGGAACGAAATACTGGAGGTGCAGGAGGAGTTTGCTGTGTGGACGTTCACCAGTCACGACAGCCAAAAGTCGATGAGCATTGCCTTGGGTGTGCACTGCATTAATACCAGTGGATCTGAGATTATGCAGTTGTACTGTCCTTTCTGGATGCTCAACAAAACCGGAGTGTCTCTTGGATATATT AAATCAAAAAAGGCAACGAAAGAAGATCCCCAG CAAAACGAAGAAACCAACTGCATCCACCACCCACCGGACTTCAAGGGCCCAATAATGTTCTCATTCAACGCCAAAAACTTCTTCGGCAAGAAAAAGGCCTCAATATGCGTGGACCAAGGCAAATGGTCCAAGAAGTTCTCGCTGGACGTCGCCGGCTCCTCCGGCACCGTCATATGCGAGGCCAATGACCAAACCTACCAG ATCGGCGTCCACAACCAGCTCACCTACAACGGCCTAACGAAACAAATCACCTTCACCCCCTACTACGTGATCCTGAACCAGGCCAACTACGCCATCGACTGTCAGGAGTTCGACCGACCGGCCGACCCGTGGATCACCGTCGAGGCCAAGTCGTGCGCCGCCTTCTGGCCCCGCAGCGACAAGGAGGACAAGTGCATGAGGGTGCGGGTGCACGGCACCGAAGAGGTGACCGCCCACTTCCTGTACACCGAGAGCCACACCACCTTGCTGAAGCTCAAGAACATG TACGGCGGAATTAGTGTGGACGTGCAGCTAACCGAAGGGGCGGTGTACGTCAACTTCGCCAGCTGCGAAGAGGGTATAGCTCCAGCCTTGATAGTGAACGACACCAGCGACACCATTGAGGTGTGGGAGAAGGAGCACGTACAAAAGTGGAACATACCCCCCAAGCACTGCCAACTGTACACCTGGGAGAACCCCTCGGGACCCAGAAAGCTCGTGTGGCTCAAGAGCCCGAAGAAGGAATACGAGGATGACCTGCGCAAGGACGGACTGGGGGAAATCACGTTGGAGGACGAGAGCCTCATTTACTGGGCTTCGTTCCTGGATGGGATGCAAAGGGTGCTGCTGTTCACCGGTGATAAGACTATAGCGGAACAGGCCCAGTCGTCGAGCATGATGGAGCTCATCCAACAAGACATCAACGTCCAGATCCAAGGCATTGGTGTGTCTTTGGTAAACAACACCATCAGACAGGAAATATTGTACGTGGCCATCGCCAGCTCGGGCATCATCTGGGAGACGTGCAAGCTCAAATCCAAACGATTCAAGCcg TTGTCCAGCAAGGACAGCGAACACATCGAGGAGGCCTACCAGTTGTACCAAAACCGTGTGATGGCTGGCGACAAGCCACCGCATCGAGTCTCGGTCGACGGCAAGACGGAAATCGACTTCGAAACCATGGAGTACTACAAGCCGGGCAAGAGGAACATCAGACGTTGCTACCAAACCGGATTGTGGCTTAACCTGAAGACCAGTCCCAATCAGATGCAGCTCCACATCAAAGTTAACAGGATTCAAATCGACAATCAGATGTTCGATTGTCTGTTCCCGGTTATCCTGGCCCCGGTACCGCCACCCAAGAGTGTTGCTGCTATTAACGACT GTATGAAGCCGTTCATTGAAGTGAGCATAGTACAACTATTAATGAAGAACAGCCAAATCAAACAGTACAAGTACTTCAAAGTGTTGGTGCAGGAGTTCCACATCAAAGTAGAAATGGGTCTCATAAACGCCTTGTTAGGGTTGTTCGAACAAAAACCCAAGACCTACGAAGAAGAA CGTGACTTGTTCTTGAAAGACGTCAACCTGGTGAACGAAAACCTGTACTCGCACGCGGCCGAAATGTCACTTAAAGAACAGAAGAACTTCTACGATCTGCTCCACTTCTCACCCCTGAAGGTGCACGTCAGCTTTTCGTTGGGAGGAGGCGAGTCTCAGATGTCCGAAACTAATAATTTCATCAACGTCCTGCTTCAGGGTGTCGGTGTTACTTTGACCGACATGAACGACGTCGTCTTCAA gttGGCGTATTTCGAAAGGGACTACATGTTCCTGACCCGCAACCAATTGATCAGCGAGACCACGACTCACTACGTGGGTCAAACCATTAAACAATTGTACGTGCTGATTTTGGGACTTGATGTGCTGGGCAACCCCTACGGACTTGTTTTGGGCATCACCAAAGGGGTAGAAGATCTCTTCTACGAGCCGTTCcag GGTGCCATTCAAGGTCCGGGCGAGTTCGCCGAAGGTCTGGTGCTGGGCGTGCGCAGTCTGTTCGGGCACACGGTGGGCGGGGCCGCCGGTGCCGTATCCAAGATCACCGGTGCCATGGGTAAGGGCCTGGCGGCGCTCACCTTCGACAAAGATTATCAGCGTAAGCGACGTGATCAGCTGAACAAGAAGGCCGGGAATGTGCAGGAGCACTTTGCTCGTGGTGGAAAAGGGTTGGTTATG GGTGTTTTTGATGGTGTGACTGGAGTGTTCACTAAACCTGTTACTGGAGCCAAAGAGGAGGGTGTGGAAGGCTTCTTCAAGGGGCTAGGCAAGGGTGCCATTGGCTTAGTTGCCAGACCCACTGCTGGCATTGTTGATTTTGCCAGCACATCATTCGACGTAGTCAAAAG aGCCACTGATAGTTCAGAGGAGGTCACAAGGCTGCGCCAACCAAGATTCATCTCAGAAAACAGCCTGGTTAAGCCGTACAACACCAAAGACGCCCGAGGACAAAAACTGCTGGTCGAACTGGAGAAGGGCAAGTTTGCTGTCACAGACATCTACGTCTACTTCCACGAGATCAACAAGAAGGAAGTGGTCCTGCTGACCGACAAACGCCTGGCCTACATCAACTACGTTGACGTCTTTGGAACCTGGCAG ATTGACTGGTCGTTCACTTGGGACGAACTGAAGAATCCGGCCAAAATCGTGCCGAAGGGCATAACAATCACCGTCTCAGGGAGTAAAAAGAAACTGTTTAAGTCGAACGAAACAAGTAGGCTTATCGCTGTCAGTGATGCCCGCTCGCAAAACGAATTGTACACGAAGATAGAGGAGCTAAGGGGAGCTTAA